From Deltaproteobacteria bacterium, one genomic window encodes:
- a CDS encoding TetR/AcrR family transcriptional regulator produces the protein MAQVVRLGARRRRDPEGTYEEIVAAARAMMAERGPEALTVSDVAHRAGVNRTTAYQHFRTRDDLVGAVMARLADETSRMLTADIAPGDRIDHMVEYFLQHPEIARLWMFQMLANIQLPNRVGWTRYMKAMQTLASSDRTQPGIDPEMLGHILLAAILVWSLRGRSGTKDEGGSAAATRRFTRELKRLLLYGVMCPERWPEMAAAVKKPTAGRRQITLRARRLGVNIGRSKP, from the coding sequence ATGGCTCAGGTGGTTCGGCTCGGCGCGCGCCGGCGACGCGATCCGGAAGGCACGTACGAAGAGATCGTGGCTGCGGCGCGGGCGATGATGGCGGAACGCGGCCCCGAAGCGTTGACGGTCTCCGACGTCGCCCATCGCGCCGGCGTCAACCGCACCACCGCGTATCAACACTTCCGCACCCGCGACGATCTCGTCGGTGCGGTGATGGCGCGGCTGGCCGACGAGACCAGCCGCATGCTCACCGCCGACATCGCGCCCGGCGACCGCATCGATCACATGGTCGAGTATTTCTTGCAGCATCCCGAGATCGCGCGGCTGTGGATGTTCCAGATGCTGGCGAACATCCAGTTGCCGAACCGCGTCGGCTGGACGCGCTATATGAAGGCGATGCAGACGTTGGCAAGCAGCGATCGCACGCAACCTGGCATCGATCCCGAGATGCTGGGTCACATTTTACTTGCGGCCATTCTGGTGTGGTCGCTGCGTGGACGGAGTGGAACCAAAGATGAGGGCGGCAGCGCGGCGGCAACACGCCGCTTCACCCGTGAATTGAAGCGCCTGCTGCTCTATGGCGTCATGTGCCCCGAGCGCTGGCCGGAGATGGCCGCAGCGGTCAAGAAACCGACCGCTGGCCGTCGGCAGATAACCCTCCGCGCTCGTCGCCTCGGGGTAAACATTGGAAGGAGCAAACCATGA
- a CDS encoding lipid-transfer protein, translating into MTSTIKDRTAIVGIGQTAFGKGLDASELSLACQAISLALDDAGLAPSEVDGLAMFSMESGREVEVARNVGLGDITYFGEIGYGGGAGCGAVGHAAMAVATGQCNVAVAWRARKRSAKGSRPWANVNARLGGSNQWTRPFGLLRPVDEVAMLARRYMHEFGCTRDHLANVALAFRKHANRNPNATMHEKPMTRADYMKARWISEPLCLFDNCLETDGALAVVLVSAARAKDLKQRPVYLHAFAQSIPRQHQVMTNYFTDDPLLGPSWACARLLWQHSDFAPRDVRVAQLYDAFSPLIPLSLEGYGFCGRGEGAAFTNDGALEWPNGRLPTNTAGGGMSEAYVHGFNLVLEGVRQMRGTSTSQVDGAESCLVTSGEGVPTSALLLRR; encoded by the coding sequence ATGACATCCACGATCAAAGACCGGACGGCGATTGTTGGAATCGGGCAGACGGCATTCGGCAAAGGACTCGATGCCAGCGAACTATCGCTGGCGTGTCAGGCCATCTCGCTGGCGCTCGATGATGCCGGACTCGCGCCATCGGAAGTCGATGGTCTGGCGATGTTTTCGATGGAGAGCGGGCGCGAGGTGGAAGTGGCGCGCAACGTCGGCCTCGGCGACATCACCTACTTCGGCGAGATCGGCTACGGCGGTGGCGCCGGCTGCGGCGCGGTCGGACACGCGGCGATGGCGGTCGCCACCGGGCAGTGTAACGTCGCGGTGGCGTGGCGCGCCCGCAAGCGCTCGGCGAAGGGCAGCCGCCCGTGGGCCAACGTCAACGCGCGGCTCGGCGGGTCGAACCAATGGACCCGCCCGTTCGGCTTGCTGCGACCGGTGGACGAGGTTGCCATGCTGGCGCGCCGCTACATGCACGAGTTCGGGTGCACGCGCGACCACCTCGCCAATGTGGCACTGGCATTTCGCAAGCACGCCAACCGCAACCCCAACGCGACGATGCACGAGAAGCCGATGACGCGCGCCGACTACATGAAGGCGCGCTGGATCTCCGAGCCGCTGTGCCTGTTCGATAACTGCCTCGAAACCGACGGCGCGCTCGCGGTCGTGCTCGTGTCGGCGGCGCGCGCCAAGGATCTCAAGCAGCGCCCCGTTTACCTCCACGCCTTCGCGCAGAGCATTCCGCGCCAGCACCAGGTGATGACGAACTATTTCACCGACGATCCGCTGCTCGGCCCCTCATGGGCGTGCGCGCGACTGCTGTGGCAGCACAGTGACTTCGCGCCGCGCGATGTCCGTGTCGCCCAACTCTACGACGCCTTCAGCCCGTTGATTCCGCTCTCCCTCGAAGGCTACGGCTTCTGTGGTCGCGGCGAAGGGGCGGCGTTCACCAACGACGGCGCGCTCGAATGGCCGAACGGACGCCTGCCCACCAACACCGCCGGTGGTGGCATGTCGGAGGCCTACGTGCACGGATTCAATTTGGTGTTGGAAGGCGTCCGGCAGATGCGCGGCACGTCGACGAGCCAGGTCGACGGAGCCGAGTCCTGTTTGGTGACCAGCGGCGAGGGAGTCCCGACCAGTGCGTTGCTGTTACGGAGGTGA
- a CDS encoding OB-fold domain-containing protein — MESAFLLPDPDDDDAADFWRGTARGELLVQTCAACGQRRIPPRPMCPACRSLQHRWDKLSGCGTIWSFVIAHPPLLPAYQALAPYNVITVALDEDPKLRLVGNLIARPDGAINEIDPATIRIGEPVRVVFQQVEDVYLPRWIVGRGQ; from the coding sequence ATGGAAAGCGCCTTTCTTCTTCCTGATCCAGATGACGACGACGCCGCGGATTTTTGGAGAGGCACAGCGCGCGGAGAACTGTTGGTGCAAACCTGCGCGGCATGCGGCCAGCGCCGAATTCCGCCGCGCCCGATGTGCCCCGCGTGTCGTTCGCTGCAGCACCGATGGGACAAACTGTCGGGATGCGGCACGATCTGGTCGTTCGTGATCGCGCATCCGCCGCTGTTGCCGGCGTATCAGGCGCTCGCCCCGTACAACGTGATCACGGTGGCGCTCGACGAAGACCCGAAGCTACGGCTCGTCGGCAACCTGATCGCGCGTCCCGATGGTGCGATCAACGAGATCGACCCGGCAACGATCCGCATCGGCGAACCGGTACGCGTGGTGTTTCAGCAGGTGGAGGATGTGTATCTGCCGCGTTGGATAGTTGGCAGGGGGCAGTAG
- a CDS encoding acetyl-CoA hydrolase/transferase family protein, with protein MNPDWRDSFRDKLVTADEAARRVKDGDFVRFPMGPVPVTLLNALARRRDELHGVRVLQGATRHPHPWANGEPGWEEHIQFVTDFISVLVRPSIEARRGDFAVVDYGLGSKVLRGGRRDGFSADVFMAPVSQPDARGFVSFGYSLWHSKPLLRAAKLSIAEVGGKGLRTRGDNFIHLSEFDLLVEKQERQIALTVPELTAERQEVTEVIGAYVSTLINDGDTLQIGTGTLSSCMGSYLTEKHDLGIDSEILVASAVELIKAGAVTGKYKTYHPGVTTASFIVPGADMDYCADNPRIALYEIEWVNNLPRISGIKNLVAINQASMIDLTGQVASESIGSQMYTGPGGQLVWTMGALYSDGGRAIHVLPSTTRGGRVSRIVAQLDPGTVVTVPRTFVDFVVTEHGITNLQGLTQRERALALIEIAHPDFREQLHAAARRLFWP; from the coding sequence GTGAATCCCGATTGGCGCGATAGCTTCCGCGACAAGCTCGTCACCGCCGATGAGGCCGCGCGGCGCGTGAAGGACGGCGACTTCGTGCGCTTTCCGATGGGCCCCGTTCCGGTGACGCTGCTCAACGCGTTGGCGCGCCGTCGCGATGAGTTGCACGGGGTGCGCGTGCTGCAAGGTGCGACGCGGCATCCGCATCCGTGGGCGAACGGCGAGCCCGGGTGGGAGGAGCACATTCAGTTCGTCACCGACTTCATCTCGGTGCTGGTGCGGCCGTCGATCGAGGCCCGCCGCGGCGACTTTGCCGTCGTCGACTACGGTCTCGGCTCCAAGGTTCTGCGCGGCGGTCGCCGCGACGGATTCTCGGCGGACGTGTTCATGGCGCCGGTTTCCCAGCCCGACGCACGCGGCTTCGTCAGTTTCGGCTACTCGCTGTGGCACTCCAAACCGTTGCTGCGCGCGGCCAAGCTCAGCATCGCCGAAGTCGGCGGCAAGGGACTGCGCACTCGCGGCGACAATTTCATCCATCTGTCCGAGTTCGATCTCCTGGTCGAGAAACAGGAGCGCCAAATCGCGCTGACCGTGCCGGAGCTGACAGCGGAGCGCCAGGAGGTCACCGAAGTCATCGGCGCCTACGTGTCGACGCTGATCAACGATGGCGACACGCTGCAAATCGGCACGGGAACTCTGTCGTCGTGCATGGGTAGCTATCTCACCGAGAAGCACGACCTCGGCATCGATTCAGAAATTCTCGTCGCCTCGGCGGTCGAGTTGATCAAAGCCGGGGCCGTGACCGGCAAGTACAAGACGTACCATCCCGGAGTGACCACCGCGTCGTTCATCGTACCCGGCGCCGATATGGACTACTGCGCCGACAATCCGCGCATCGCGCTCTACGAGATCGAGTGGGTCAACAACCTGCCGCGCATCAGCGGCATCAAGAACTTGGTCGCGATCAATCAGGCCTCGATGATCGACCTCACCGGACAAGTGGCGTCCGAGTCGATCGGTTCGCAGATGTACACCGGTCCGGGCGGTCAACTGGTATGGACGATGGGCGCGCTCTACTCGGACGGTGGCCGCGCGATTCACGTGCTGCCATCGACCACGCGCGGCGGCCGCGTGTCGCGCATCGTGGCGCAACTCGATCCCGGAACGGTCGTCACCGTGCCGCGCACCTTCGTCGACTTCGTCGTCACCGAGCACGGCATCACCAACCTGCAAGGTCTGACACAGCGCGAGCGCGCGCTGGCGCTGATCGAGATCGCTCATCCCGATTTCCGCGAACAGTTGCACGCGGCAGCCCGGCGGTTGTTCTGGCCCTAG